Proteins from a single region of Sphaerochaeta globosa str. Buddy:
- a CDS encoding PTS sugar transporter subunit IIA, producing MNVLDVLDKNLVKVPLMHTDKRGIINELVEVVAKAKGYSTQQFEQILDAVLNRESLGSTGIGNGIAIPHAKTDVVEQVAMVVGISRFPVDFDSPDGQKSRIFFLVLAPSKRASAHVELLASIARTCTSQVFRRMLEQARDSEEVVRLFME from the coding sequence ATGAATGTACTGGATGTATTGGACAAGAACCTGGTCAAAGTGCCGCTCATGCACACCGACAAGCGTGGGATTATCAATGAGCTTGTTGAAGTGGTAGCAAAAGCCAAGGGGTATTCAACACAGCAGTTCGAACAGATTCTGGATGCTGTTCTCAATCGAGAGAGCTTGGGATCGACCGGTATCGGCAATGGAATTGCCATTCCCCATGCCAAGACCGATGTAGTCGAACAAGTTGCCATGGTTGTAGGCATAAGCCGATTCCCTGTTGATTTTGACTCCCCCGATGGACAGAAGAGCAGAATTTTCTTTTTGGTGTTGGCTCCATCCAAGCGAGCATCCGCTCACGTTGAGTTGCTCGCTTCCATTGCCCGCACCTGCACCAGCCAGGTGTTCAGGAGAATGCTTGAGCAAGCAAGGGATAGTGAAGAGGTTGTGCGACTTTTTATGGAATAA